The Candidatus Polarisedimenticolia bacterium genome contains a region encoding:
- the ftsA gene encoding cell division protein FtsA: MGRSSRHIVGLDIGTTKVSVTVAEPNEHGGLDIVGFGTCPSKGLRKGVVINLDATVDSIKSAVEEAELMAGVAIEKSFVGIAGGHVRGFNSRGVVTIASKNHEVARADVARVLNAAKAVSIPPDREIFHVLPQEFIVDDQDGIGDPVGMTGTRLEANVYIVTGSISAVQNIVNCVNRAGIEVEDTVLEQLAASEATITPDEKDMGVALVDIGGGTTDLALLERGAIRHISILPTGGDHFTNDIAVGLRTPVPEAERIKKKYGCAVPGLVSEEDTIEVPSVGGRKSRVLSRQILCEIIQPRAEEIFTLINEEIVRAGFDKSINAGAVLTGGGSIMEGIPEIAEDVLDMPVRRAAPSNVAGLTDGVNSPLFSTPVGLVLYGLRHRTRRVEVQPPTNPFFFARMGGRMKTWIQELF; the protein is encoded by the coding sequence ATGGGTCGAAGTAGCAGGCACATCGTCGGTCTGGACATCGGCACGACCAAGGTGAGCGTCACCGTGGCCGAGCCGAACGAGCATGGGGGTCTGGATATCGTCGGGTTCGGCACCTGCCCCTCCAAGGGCCTGCGCAAAGGCGTCGTCATCAACCTGGACGCCACGGTCGACTCGATCAAGTCGGCGGTCGAGGAGGCGGAGCTGATGGCGGGCGTGGCGATCGAGAAGTCGTTCGTCGGCATCGCCGGCGGACACGTGCGGGGCTTCAACAGCCGCGGCGTCGTGACCATCGCCTCGAAGAACCACGAGGTGGCGCGGGCCGACGTGGCGCGCGTGCTCAACGCCGCCAAGGCGGTGTCGATTCCGCCCGACCGCGAGATCTTCCACGTGCTGCCGCAGGAGTTCATCGTCGACGACCAGGACGGCATCGGGGACCCGGTGGGGATGACCGGCACCCGGCTGGAGGCCAACGTCTACATCGTCACCGGCTCGATTTCGGCGGTGCAGAACATCGTGAACTGCGTGAACCGGGCCGGCATCGAGGTGGAGGACACGGTGCTGGAGCAGCTGGCCGCCTCCGAGGCCACCATCACGCCGGACGAGAAGGACATGGGGGTGGCGCTGGTCGACATCGGAGGCGGGACCACCGACCTGGCCCTCCTGGAGCGCGGGGCGATCCGGCACATCAGCATCTTGCCGACGGGCGGGGACCACTTCACCAACGACATCGCCGTGGGGCTGCGGACTCCCGTCCCTGAGGCGGAGCGGATCAAGAAGAAATATGGCTGCGCGGTCCCGGGACTGGTGAGCGAGGAGGACACCATCGAGGTCCCGAGCGTGGGCGGCCGGAAGTCCAGGGTCCTGTCGCGGCAGATCCTCTGCGAGATCATCCAGCCGCGGGCGGAGGAGATCTTCACGCTGATCAACGAGGAGATCGTCCGCGCGGGCTTCGACAAGTCGATCAACGCCGGCGCCGTCCTGACCGGGGGAGGCTCGATCATGGAAGGGATCCCCGAGATCGCCGAGGACGTGCTGGACATGCCCGTGCGCCGGGCGGCCCCGTCGAACGTGGCGGGGCTCACCGACGGCGTGAACAGCCCGCTGTTCAGCACGCCGGTCGGGCTGGTGCTGTACGGCCTGCGCCACCGCACGCGGCGCGTGGAGGTGCAGCCGCCCACCAATCCCTTCTTTTTCGCCCGCATGGGCGGACGCATGAAGACCTGGATCCAGGAGCTGTTCTGA
- a CDS encoding FtsQ-type POTRA domain-containing protein — protein MKNVIVPSPEERFLRLSRNEQVRKRRRNQSLLRGATWAGVHLGSLAVVGLAGWGAYHYLTHSQRFAVRRVLISGSPSAPKAQLQSVTQRAIGENIFAADLQGLQGQMESQSWIKVATVKRRIPDALLIQVEERVPEVLVRIGSTLYLADGEGVLLDRFGPRYADYDFPILTGLDRAGRETLKHKIALGAAFVNSLYRARPELADQVSQVDVGRDDFLEVRLNDGSAPLRVSPDAFVLNLDNYLAVRNYLAANYGAMEYVDLRWKDRITVLPAAQRSTQHGSK, from the coding sequence GTGAAGAACGTCATCGTCCCCTCGCCCGAGGAGCGCTTCCTGCGCCTGTCGCGCAACGAGCAGGTGCGCAAGCGGCGCCGCAACCAGTCGCTGCTGCGCGGCGCGACCTGGGCGGGGGTCCACCTCGGCTCGCTGGCGGTGGTCGGCCTGGCGGGCTGGGGGGCCTACCACTACCTCACCCACTCGCAGCGCTTCGCGGTGCGCCGCGTCCTGATCTCCGGCTCTCCCTCGGCCCCGAAGGCGCAGCTGCAGTCGGTGACGCAACGGGCCATCGGCGAGAACATCTTCGCGGCCGACCTGCAGGGGCTGCAGGGGCAGATGGAATCGCAGAGCTGGATCAAGGTGGCCACCGTGAAGCGGCGCATCCCCGACGCGCTTCTCATCCAGGTCGAGGAGCGCGTGCCCGAGGTGCTGGTGCGCATCGGCAGCACTCTCTACCTGGCCGACGGAGAAGGGGTCCTGCTGGATCGCTTCGGGCCGCGCTACGCCGATTACGACTTCCCCATCCTCACGGGGCTGGATCGCGCCGGGCGCGAGACCCTGAAGCACAAGATCGCGCTGGGCGCGGCCTTCGTGAACTCCCTGTACCGGGCCCGCCCGGAGCTCGCGGACCAGGTCTCGCAGGTGGATGTGGGACGGGACGATTTCCTCGAGGTGCGGCTCAACGACGGCTCGGCGCCGCTGCGCGTCAGCCCGGACGCTTTCGTGCTGAACCTGGACAACTATCTCGCCGTGAGGAACTACCTCGCGGCCAATTATGGAGCGATGGAATACGTGGACCTCAGGTGGAAGGATCGCATCACCGTCCTGCCCGCGGCACAGAGGAGCACCCAGCATGGGTCGAAGTAG
- the murB gene encoding UDP-N-acetylmuramate dehydrogenase, translating into MSGGWAEKAEEILAASGVEFEKDFPLARATSVGVGGPADYLLRAGEIPQLAQALEGLTGEGIPVAFLGAGSNLMVADSGYRGVVVSLADLPDEAMVEDEERIRVGAGARLPVLVNRLTRLGLSGLEWAEGIPGSLGGSIRMNAGAFKDSMQSSVREVTLLDRHGRVERRTVGAADFAYRSAPFIGERAVVEAVLQLARRAPEEIEQILRPIREHRRRTQPQGVRSSGCVWKNPPGSHAGRLIQDAGLKGTQRGGARISEIHGNFIVNTGGATFADVMGLADLIRQTVLKTAGIELEMEVVVWS; encoded by the coding sequence TTGAGCGGCGGATGGGCGGAGAAGGCCGAGGAGATCCTGGCGGCTTCCGGCGTCGAGTTCGAGAAGGACTTCCCTCTCGCCCGCGCGACCTCGGTAGGAGTGGGCGGCCCGGCCGACTACCTGCTGCGTGCCGGCGAGATCCCGCAGCTCGCCCAGGCGCTGGAGGGGCTCACCGGCGAGGGGATCCCGGTGGCCTTCCTGGGCGCCGGATCCAACTTAATGGTGGCTGATTCCGGCTACCGGGGCGTGGTGGTGAGCCTCGCCGATCTTCCCGACGAGGCGATGGTCGAAGACGAGGAGCGCATCCGGGTCGGAGCCGGCGCCCGCCTCCCCGTCCTGGTGAACCGCCTGACCCGGCTCGGGCTTTCCGGCCTGGAGTGGGCGGAAGGGATTCCCGGCAGCCTCGGGGGGTCGATCCGGATGAATGCCGGGGCTTTCAAGGATTCGATGCAGAGCAGCGTGCGCGAGGTGACGCTGCTGGATCGCCACGGGCGGGTGGAGCGCCGGACGGTGGGCGCCGCCGATTTCGCCTACCGCAGCGCCCCCTTCATCGGGGAGCGCGCCGTGGTGGAGGCGGTGCTGCAGCTGGCGCGGCGCGCGCCGGAGGAGATCGAGCAGATCCTGCGGCCGATCCGCGAGCACCGGCGGCGCACTCAGCCGCAGGGAGTGCGCAGCTCCGGGTGTGTCTGGAAGAACCCTCCCGGCTCGCACGCCGGACGCTTGATCCAGGACGCGGGCCTCAAGGGAACGCAGCGAGGCGGCGCCCGGATCTCGGAGATCCACGGGAACTTCATCGTCAACACCGGCGGCGCCACTTTCGCGGACGTGATGGGGCTCGCCGACCTGATCCGCCAGACTGTGCTCAAGACGGCCGGCATCGAGCTGGAGATGGAAGTGGTGGTCTGGTCGTGA
- a CDS encoding cyanophycin synthetase — ASHLAQFRGADRRFQLKGNVGDVLVVDDYGHHPAEIRATLAAARRGWERRLVVVFQPHRFSRVAALREEFARCFGDADVLAVTDIYPAGEAPVPGVDADSLAQAIRGAGHGDVTLVKSLKDVPAFLSERVRPGDLVITMGAGSVWRAGEEFLKQKGPAA, encoded by the coding sequence GCCTCCCATCTGGCGCAGTTCCGCGGTGCCGACCGGCGCTTCCAGCTGAAGGGCAACGTCGGGGACGTGCTGGTGGTGGACGACTACGGCCACCACCCGGCCGAGATTCGCGCGACGCTCGCGGCGGCGCGGCGCGGCTGGGAGCGCCGCCTCGTGGTGGTGTTCCAGCCGCACCGCTTCTCGCGCGTCGCGGCGCTGCGCGAGGAGTTCGCGCGCTGCTTCGGCGATGCCGACGTGCTGGCGGTGACCGATATCTACCCCGCCGGTGAGGCGCCGGTGCCCGGCGTGGACGCCGATTCGCTGGCGCAGGCGATCCGCGGCGCCGGCCACGGCGATGTGACCCTGGTGAAGAGCCTCAAGGATGTTCCGGCCTTCCTGAGCGAGCGCGTGCGGCCCGGGGACCTGGTGATCACGATGGGTGCCGGATCGGTGTGGCGCGCCGGGGAAGAGTTTCTCAAGCAGAAAGGCCCGGCGGCGTGA